The following nucleotide sequence is from Catillopecten margaritatus gill symbiont.
TGGTTCGGTTTTAATGGTGGCTCAGTTTTGGCAATGGCAAGCAAAGAAAGTGCTAATGCTGTGGCAATGGTATTCTTAAACACTAACGCAGCAGCAGCTGGCGGTGTGATTGCAGCCTTAATATTGGTTAAAATCCTATGGGGCAAAGCAGACTTAACAATGGCACTAAACGGTGCATTAGCAGGTTTGGTTGCAATTACGGCAGGCCCTGATACACCAACTGCGTTAGAGGCGACTCTAATCGGTGCTGTTGGTGGTATTATCGTGGTATTCTCAATTTCAATTTTGGACAAAACATTTAAAATTGATGATCCAGTCGGTGCGATTTCTGTTCACGGTGTGGTTGGTTTATGGGGCTTATTAGCAGTGCCATTAACAAACGGCGATGTTTCGTTTACAGGTCAATTATTGGGCGCAGCAACCATCTTTATATGGGTGTTTGCTACCTCATTTGCGCTTTGGTTCATCATTAAAGTAGTGATGGGTGTTCGAGTTTCTGAGGAAGAGGAAGCTGAAGGCGTAGATATTTCTGAGTGCGGTTTACACGCTTACCCAGAGTTTACAACTAAGTAAAACTTACCCCTTAAAATTCATCTGAATTTTAGCCCCCTTTATTGGGGGTTTTTTTCGTCTAATAAAAATTAATAAATCGTATATAATTTACAACTTATGAATACAGCACTTAAAATCATCTTAGTGGATGAAAACACGGGTCGTTCAGCAATGTTGCGTCGTGCCTTGCAAGACCAAGGGCATGAAGTGATTTGTCGCATGGACAGTAGCGCCAACCTGCAAAACAGTAACGAAATGACGCATGCAGATGTAGTCATCGTTAATGCCGATATTCCTGATAATGAAGTATTTGCAAATCTTACTGATGTTAATAGGACTAAGCCCAAGCCGATTGTGATGTTTACCGCAGAGTCCAATTCTGAAATGGCAAATTCTGCGATTAAGTCAGGCGTAAATGCTTATATTGTTGATGGATTGGAAGAGAATCGTGTGCAACCTATCATTGATGTGGCGATGGCACGGTTTAGGGAATTCCAAGCGCTTAAAGATGAATTAGATGCAACTCGTAATCAACTTTCAGAACGAAAAGCTGTTGAAAAAGCTAAGGGTTTGTTAATGAAAAGCAAGAACATCAGCGAAGATGATGCTTATCAGGCGTTACGCAAAATGGCAATGGATAAAAACAAACGCATTGTTGATGTGGCTGAAAGTCTAATTAATGCCTTTGAGTTGCTAGATTAGTCCAGTTTTTTAAACTCCGCTTCAATTTTTTCAAGTTCATCATCCCAATCTTCGTCATCGTCATCATCCTCTGACTTTTTTGCATCGCTTGAGTCATCAGGCGTATTATCATCTGTTGGCTCTTTCGACTCTTGGCGTTTAAACATCGGGGCAAAAATCAACCCGGCTTCAAACAATAACCACATCGGAATCGCAATCAGTGTTTGTGAAATAATATCGGGTGGCGTTAATAACATTCCTAAAATAAAAGCACCAATCACCACATAAGGACGATTTTTTTTCAGTTTTTCAATCGTGGTCATATTAAACATAATGATTAATATGGTGGCAATCGGCACCTCAAATGCCACACCAAAGGCAAAGGACACTTTTAAAACAAAGTCTAAATAATATTGAATATCTGGGGTGAAATCAACAACACTCGGACCAATACTGGATAAAAATCCAAAAATAACAGGAAAAACAATATAAAACGAGAACAGCAATCCCGCATAAAAGAGCAGGGTGGATGAAATGACCAGTGGCATAATCATCCGCTTCTCGTGTTTATAAAGTGCGGGTGCAATAAATGACCAAATTTGATACAACAGATAAGGCATTGCCAAATAAACCGCAATAATAAGTGCCATTTTTAGCGGTGTTAAAAAGGGCGAGATAACCCCAATCGCAATAATATTAGAACCCGTCGGCAAAACACCAATAATCGGCGCTGCGATAAAGGCGTAAACTTCATTGGCAAAGGGAAATAAACCAACAAAAATAACCAAAATGGCAATCACTGAGCGTAGCAAAATATCCCGTAATTCAACCAGATGCTGAATCAATGTCATATCTTTGTTAGTCATAATTTTTTGTTGGCATCATTTTTGATGTCATTGAGAGTGTCTTTGGTCTCGTCAATAATTTCAAGGATGTTCGAATCTTTATCTTCAAAATTAAGATGTTCTTTGAGTTTATCGGACTCTAATTCGTCGCCAATATCTTCTTGAATTTTGGCGACAAAACGCTTACCCTTACCAATGTAGCGCCCCACAGTGCGGGCAATGCCCGGCATTCTTTCGGGGCCAACAACAATCAAGGTAATGATACCAATTAAGGCAAATTCCCAAAAACCAACATCAAACATCAGTCAAGATTATTTGGCTTTTTCTTCTTCTTTGATGGCTTTGGCGTCGATAATCGTATCTTCACCTTCACCTTCTTTCATTGATTTTTTAAAACCTTTGATGGCACCACCAAGGTCGCCACCAATGTTTTTGAGGCGTTTGCCGCCAAATAGCAATAAAACAATCACTAAAATAATAATTAATTCAAACGGTCCTGGCATCATATTTTTTCTCCTGTTAGTTTATTTGTGGCGACTGGCTTTTTCTTCTAAGCCTGATAAGCCAAATCGTCTTGATAATTCTGCTTCTATTTTAGTCACTTCAATGTCTTTGTGGCGTAATAATACCAAAGTATGAAACCATAAGTCAGCAACTTCATAAATAATTTTGTCCGCCTCATCATCTTTAGCTGCCATAATCACTTCTGCCGACTCTTCGCCAATTTTTTTTAAGATTTCATCTGTGCCTTTGGCATACAAAGAAGCGACATATGAAGCGTCTGCCGCCGAGTTTTTACGCGCTTCTAATACGCTTTCAAGTTGCTTTAAAATGTTATCCATAAATATCCTTTGGGTCTTTTAAGACTTTTTCAACGCTATTCCAATCGGTATTTTCTAATTTTTGAAAAAAGCAAGATTTTCTCCCCGTGTGGCAAGCAATGCCACCCACTTGTTCCACTTTGAGCAAAATAACATCGTTATCGCAATCCGTGCGAATTTCTTTAATCAACTGCGTATGCCCTGACTCCTCGCCTTTAAACCACAACTTTTTGCGTGAACGGGAATAATAAACTGCCTGCTGTTTTTCAATCGTCAACGCTAAAGACTCTGCATTCATCCACGCAAACATCAAAATTTCCCCCGTGGCAAAATCTTGAGCAATTGCAGGTATTAAACCATTGCTATCAAATCGAATTTTTTCTAAAGCACACACCGTCAGTAAAAATCTTATAAAATGATTGATTTTACCCAATATCCCTAATCCAAAAATAGAAAATGCAAATCTGGCGCCAACCCTCACTACCACAGCAGAAGGTGAATTGGCTTTAGCCAAGAGAGGCTACCCTGGGGTGTTTCAAAAAAATCACCGTGGAACCACTAGGTGGCACTAAGATTTTTTTAAAACACTGTGATAGCAAGGTTTAACGCCATATTCACACTTTCTATCTTTGGATTAGGGAATATGAATTTATGCGTATTCTTATTTTTTTATTGTCATTTTCTGTGTTTGCCGAAGTCCCTGTGATTGAGATGAAGAATGCCAAAGCATTTTATATAGTGGATGGCGATAGTATCAGTTTGTCTATGCGTATCAAAGACATCGACACCCCAGAAAAAAAACAAAATTGCAGAAAAACTGAAGACAAAATAATCGATTGTGGAATGATAGCAAAACAACACCTACAAGAATTATTAAACAATTTACCCGGTAAATTAATGATAGATCCAGTGGGCATAGGGCATTACGGCAGAGTGCTGGTCGATGTCTATAAGGGCGAAGTCAATATCGGAGAAACCATGGTAGAAGAGGGTATTGCATACGCTTTCAGTTCTCGTTACAAGCCCTCCGAGAATATTGCTAAGAAGCATAAGCGTGGATTTTGGGGTTATTACAAACCCCCGCTTAATCCAAAAAAATGGCGTAAACGCTATATGAAAAAGTTCTAAATCAGCGCATTGTAACCAGTTCTTCGGCACTGGAAGGGTGAATAGCAATAGTATCGTCAAAATCTTTTTTAGTTGCCCCCATCTTAATTGCCACTGCAAAACCTTGCAACATCTCATCCGCACCATGACCCATAATATGACAACCCACCACTTTTTCATCATTCCCTTCACAAACTAATTTAAGCGCTGTCGTGGTTTTGTGCTCAAGCAAGGCATCTGCCATCGGCGTAAATTCTGATTTATAAATTTTGACTTTATCAAATTTTTCATTCGCCTCGGCTTCGGTTAAACCAATCGTGCCAATCGGCGGATGCGAGAAAACCACAGTCGCAATATTATTGTAATCCAAATGCCTATCCGTCATTCCATTATAAATTCTATCAGACAATCTTCTCCCCGCTGCAATCGCAACAGGGGTAAGCGGCGCACGACCTGTGGCATCACCCAGTGCAAAAATAGTAGCCACATTGGTTACTTGAAATTTATCCGTTGGAATAAACCCTCTTTGGTCGCATTCCACACCTGCCGCCTCAAGCCCCAAATGTTGTGTCATCGGGTTTCTACCCACCGCCCAAATAATCTCATCAAAACCACCAAATTCCCCATGATTGGTAAATATTGTTTTATCTTTTGACACTTTGTCAATCGTCGT
It contains:
- the tatC gene encoding Sec-independent protein translocase protein TatC, which encodes MTNKDMTLIQHLVELRDILLRSVIAILVIFVGLFPFANEVYAFIAAPIIGVLPTGSNIIAIGVISPFLTPLKMALIIAVYLAMPYLLYQIWSFIAPALYKHEKRMIMPLVISSTLLFYAGLLFSFYIVFPVIFGFLSSIGPSVVDFTPDIQYYLDFVLKVSFAFGVAFEVPIATILIIMFNMTTIEKLKKNRPYVVIGAFILGMLLTPPDIISQTLIAIPMWLLFEAGLIFAPMFKRQESKEPTDDNTPDDSSDAKKSEDDDDDEDWDDELEKIEAEFKKLD
- the pdtaR gene encoding putative transcriptional regulatory protein pdtaR, producing the protein MNTALKIILVDENTGRSAMLRRALQDQGHEVICRMDSSANLQNSNEMTHADVVIVNADIPDNEVFANLTDVNRTKPKPIVMFTAESNSEMANSAIKSGVNAYIVDGLEENRVQPIIDVAMARFREFQALKDELDATRNQLSERKAVEKAKGLLMKSKNISEDDAYQALRKMAMDKNKRIVDVAESLINAFELLD
- the tatA gene encoding Sec-independent protein translocase protein TatA, whose translation is MMPGPFELIIILVIVLLLFGGKRLKNIGGDLGGAIKGFKKSMKEGEGEDTIIDAKAIKEEEKAK
- the tatB gene encoding Sec-independent protein translocase protein TatB — its product is MFDVGFWEFALIGIITLIVVGPERMPGIARTVGRYIGKGKRFVAKIQEDIGDELESDKLKEHLNFEDKDSNILEIIDETKDTLNDIKNDANKKL
- the hisI gene encoding Phosphoribosyl-AMP cyclohydrolase, whose amino-acid sequence is MAKANSPSAVVVRVGARFAFSIFGLGILGKINHFIRFLLTVCALEKIRFDSNGLIPAIAQDFATGEILMFAWMNAESLALTIEKQQAVYYSRSRKKLWFKGEESGHTQLIKEIRTDCDNDVILLKVEQVGGIACHTGRKSCFFQKLENTDWNSVEKVLKDPKDIYG
- the hisE gene encoding Phosphoribosyl-ATP pyrophosphatase; this translates as MDNILKQLESVLEARKNSAADASYVASLYAKGTDEILKKIGEESAEVIMAAKDDEADKIIYEVADLWFHTLVLLRHKDIEVTKIEAELSRRFGLSGLEEKASRHK